One genomic region from Chlamydia poikilotherma encodes:
- the recD gene encoding exodeoxyribonuclease V subunit alpha, whose amino-acid sequence MPSLSLDVSHLLYNVVQQQLVLPLDLAFAKKYISPNSKKGFAFLALSSALWRCGYPFLNIDKDRLFPSLSGISEKIFYEYFTALPEDICSSLFVIENNRIYLRSLYAIREKLFKKLSVLSQASPRYNVTTEFLPNLSSEQNTVFQKAINSCFSLICGGPGTGKTFLAVEIILTLIKRCPRSRIAIVSPTGKATSHIRHILSQHNISEDNVTTQTIHRFLQEHAYHQCSSVDLLLVDEGSMVTFNLLHSLVNTLSGENKNGKIIADNLIILGDENQLPPIGVGAGNPLQDLILRFPERALHLCVSHRAKTDQVQNFSKAILEKQSIPFTPLPPIHSAITMIKEAFVKTPLSQTQLCILTPMRHGPWGYLRLNELIFNEIQKTHSDLPIPIMITERYEAWGLFNGDTGFLCPKTQQLFFPHTRSIDSKEFSYYTYNYAMSVHKSQGSEYDNVIVIIPKGGEIFDVSILYTAITRAKHDVSVWADSDTLNKIIKKPHKYTYGVE is encoded by the coding sequence ATGCCTTCGTTAAGTTTAGACGTTTCTCATCTTCTTTATAATGTAGTTCAACAACAACTTGTTTTACCTTTAGACTTAGCTTTTGCTAAGAAATATATTTCTCCAAATTCGAAAAAAGGTTTTGCATTTCTTGCTCTTTCTTCTGCTCTTTGGCGTTGTGGATATCCTTTTCTTAATATAGATAAGGACCGATTATTTCCTTCTTTGTCTGGAATTTCAGAAAAGATTTTTTACGAGTACTTCACGGCTCTTCCTGAGGATATTTGTTCATCTTTGTTTGTTATAGAAAACAATAGGATATACCTGCGCTCCTTGTACGCAATTCGTGAAAAGCTTTTCAAAAAGCTTTCTGTATTATCACAAGCTTCTCCACGGTATAATGTAACTACAGAATTTCTTCCTAATCTATCCTCAGAACAAAATACTGTTTTTCAAAAAGCTATTAATAGTTGTTTTTCTTTGATTTGTGGAGGTCCTGGAACAGGGAAGACATTTTTAGCTGTGGAGATAATACTCACTTTAATTAAGCGCTGTCCTCGAAGTCGTATTGCTATAGTTTCTCCTACAGGAAAAGCAACTTCGCACATTCGTCATATACTCTCCCAACATAATATTTCTGAGGATAATGTCACTACCCAAACGATCCATAGGTTTTTACAAGAGCATGCCTATCATCAGTGTAGTTCTGTAGATCTATTATTGGTTGATGAGGGTTCTATGGTGACATTTAACCTTTTACATAGCCTGGTCAACACATTATCCGGGGAAAACAAGAATGGAAAAATCATTGCAGATAACTTAATTATATTAGGTGATGAAAACCAGCTTCCTCCTATAGGAGTGGGCGCAGGAAACCCTCTTCAGGATTTGATATTACGTTTTCCTGAAAGAGCTTTACACCTTTGTGTTTCTCATAGGGCAAAAACAGATCAAGTTCAGAATTTTTCGAAAGCAATTTTAGAAAAACAATCGATTCCTTTTACACCGTTACCTCCTATACATTCCGCAATTACTATGATCAAAGAGGCGTTTGTAAAAACACCCTTATCTCAAACGCAGTTATGTATTTTAACTCCTATGCGTCACGGTCCCTGGGGATATTTACGTCTCAATGAGCTAATCTTTAATGAAATACAAAAAACACATTCTGATCTTCCTATTCCTATTATGATTACAGAACGTTACGAAGCTTGGGGATTGTTTAATGGAGATACAGGATTTCTTTGTCCAAAAACACAACAGTTATTCTTTCCTCATACCCGCTCTATAGATTCTAAGGAATTTTCCTATTATACCTATAATTATGCGATGTCGGTGCATAAGAGTCAGGGGAGCGAATATGATAATGTGATTGTCATTATTCCTAAGGGGGGTGAAATTTTTGATGTATCTATTCTTTACACAGCTATTACACGTGCTAAACATGACGTGTCTGTCTGGGCAGATAGTGATACGTTGAATAAGATCATAAAAAAACCCCACAAGTACACTTATGGGGTAGAATAA